One genomic region from Salvelinus fontinalis isolate EN_2023a chromosome 18, ASM2944872v1, whole genome shotgun sequence encodes:
- the LOC129815376 gene encoding negative elongation factor D isoform X1 has product MDEEYYERNIGDWDGPDGNQDDYVEGENDGKVQEDCLQKFSSRDYIMEPAVFNTLKTYFQAGGSPEHVIQLLSENYSAVAQTVNLLAEWLIQMGVEPAQVQERVENHLKSLLIKHFDPQKADSIFTVEGETPAWLEQMIAHTTWRDLFYKLAEAHPDCLMLNFTVKLISDAGYQGEITSVSTACQQLEVFSRVLRTSLATLLDGGEDNLEKNLPEFAKMVCHGEHTYLFAQAMMSIMSQEEQGGSAMRRIGQEVQKSAHQRGHDASQITLALGTAAAYPRACQALGAMLSKGALNPADITVLFKMFSSMDPPPVELIRVPAFLDLFMQSLFKPGSKINQDHKHKYIHILAYAASVVETWKKNKRVNINKDELKSTSKAIETVHNLCCNENKGATELVAELSTLYQCIRFPVVAMGVLKWVDWTVSEPRYFQLQTDHTPVHLALLDEISTCHQLLHPQVLQLLIKLFETEHSQLDVMEQMELKKTLLDRMVHLLSRGYVLPVVGYIRKCLEKLNTDISLIRYFVTEVLDVIAPPYTSDFVQLFLPILENDSIAGTIRTEGEHDPVAEFIAHCKSNFIMMN; this is encoded by the exons ATGGACGAGGAATATTACGAGAGGAATATTGGGGACTGGGATGGTCCGGATGGCAAT CAGGACGACTATGTTGAAGGGGAGAATGATGGGAAAGTTCAGGAGGACTGCCTACAGAAGTTCTCCAGCCGAGATTACATCATGGAGCCTGCTGTATTCAACACCCTTAAAAC ATATTTTCAGGCTGGTGGCTCCCCTGAACACGTCATCCAGCTCCTGTCGGAGAACTACTCCGCTGTGGCCCAGACTGTCAACCTGCTGGCAGAGTGGCTCATCCAGATGG GTGTAGAGCCAGCTCAGGTGCAGGAACGGGTAGAGAATCACTTGAAGAGTCTGCTGATCAAGCACTTTGACCCCCAGAAGGCTGACTCCATCTTTACcgtggagggagag ACTCCTGCCTGGTTGGAACAGATGATCGCCCACACCACCTGGAGAGACCTTTTCTACAAGCTGGCCGAGGCCCACCCTGACTGTCTGATGCTCAACTTCACTGTCAAG ctCATCTCAGACGCGGGCTACCAGGGGGAGATCACCAGTGTGTCCACGGCGTGCCAGCAGCTGGAGGTGTTCTCCAGGGTCCTGAGAACCTCTCTGGCCACACtgctggatggaggagaggacaacCTGGAGAAGAACCTGCCAGAGTTCGCT AAGATGGTGTGTCACGGGGAGCACACTTACCTGTTTGCCCAGGCCATGATGTCCATCATGTCTCAGGAGGAGCAGGGAGGGTCGGCCATGCGCAGGATCGGCCAGGAAGTACAGAAGTCTGCACATCAGAG GGGGCATGATGCCAGTCAGATCACCCTAGCATTGGGCACAGCAGCAGCCTACCCTCGAGCTTGCCAGGCCCTGGGCGCAATGCTGTCCAAAGGGGCACTCAACCCTGCTGACATCACTGTGCTCTTCAAGATGTTCAGCAGCATGGACCCGCCTCCCGTAGAGCTG ATTCGAGTGCCTGCCTTCCTGGACCTGTTTATGCAGTCGCTGTTCAAGCCAGGCTCCAAGATCAACCAGGACCATAAACACAAATACATTCACATCCTGGCCTACGCTGCCAGTGTGGTTGAGACATGGAAAAAG AACAAGCGAGTGAACATCAACAAGGATGAGCTCAAGTCCACCTCCAAGGCCATTGAGACAGTCCATAACCTGTGTTGCAATGAGAACAAAGGAGCCACAGAACTGGTGGCTGAGCTCAGCACTCTGTACCAGTGCATCCG GTTCCCGGTTGTTGCCATGGGGGTGCTGAAATGGGTTGATTGGACGGTCTCTGAGCCCCGCTACTTCCAGCTCCAGACAGACCACACCCCTGTCCATCTAGCGCTTCTGGATGAG ATCAGCACCTGTCACCAGCTCCTGCACCCACAGGTCCTCCAGCTGCTGATCAAGCTATTTGAGACAGAACACTCCCAGCTTGACGTCATGGAGCAG ATGGAGCTGAAGAAGACCCTGTTGGATCGTATGGTCCACCTGCTGAGTCGGGGCTACGTGTTGCCTGTGGTCGGATACATCCGCAAGTGCCTGGAGAAGCTCAACACGGATATCTCTCTCATTCGCTACTTCGTAACAGAA GTGTTGGATGTGATTGCCCCGCCATACACTTCAGACTTTGTCCAGCTGTTCCTGCCCATCCTGGAGAACGACAGCATCGCTGGAACCATTCGGACAGAGGGAGAACATGACCCTGTTGCAGAGTTCATAG CTCACTGCAAATCCAACTTCATCATGATGAACTGA
- the LOC129815376 gene encoding negative elongation factor D isoform X2 — MDEEYYERNIGDWDGPDGNDDYVEGENDGKVQEDCLQKFSSRDYIMEPAVFNTLKTYFQAGGSPEHVIQLLSENYSAVAQTVNLLAEWLIQMGVEPAQVQERVENHLKSLLIKHFDPQKADSIFTVEGETPAWLEQMIAHTTWRDLFYKLAEAHPDCLMLNFTVKLISDAGYQGEITSVSTACQQLEVFSRVLRTSLATLLDGGEDNLEKNLPEFAKMVCHGEHTYLFAQAMMSIMSQEEQGGSAMRRIGQEVQKSAHQRGHDASQITLALGTAAAYPRACQALGAMLSKGALNPADITVLFKMFSSMDPPPVELIRVPAFLDLFMQSLFKPGSKINQDHKHKYIHILAYAASVVETWKKNKRVNINKDELKSTSKAIETVHNLCCNENKGATELVAELSTLYQCIRFPVVAMGVLKWVDWTVSEPRYFQLQTDHTPVHLALLDEISTCHQLLHPQVLQLLIKLFETEHSQLDVMEQMELKKTLLDRMVHLLSRGYVLPVVGYIRKCLEKLNTDISLIRYFVTEVLDVIAPPYTSDFVQLFLPILENDSIAGTIRTEGEHDPVAEFIAHCKSNFIMMN; from the exons ATGGACGAGGAATATTACGAGAGGAATATTGGGGACTGGGATGGTCCGGATGGCAAT GACGACTATGTTGAAGGGGAGAATGATGGGAAAGTTCAGGAGGACTGCCTACAGAAGTTCTCCAGCCGAGATTACATCATGGAGCCTGCTGTATTCAACACCCTTAAAAC ATATTTTCAGGCTGGTGGCTCCCCTGAACACGTCATCCAGCTCCTGTCGGAGAACTACTCCGCTGTGGCCCAGACTGTCAACCTGCTGGCAGAGTGGCTCATCCAGATGG GTGTAGAGCCAGCTCAGGTGCAGGAACGGGTAGAGAATCACTTGAAGAGTCTGCTGATCAAGCACTTTGACCCCCAGAAGGCTGACTCCATCTTTACcgtggagggagag ACTCCTGCCTGGTTGGAACAGATGATCGCCCACACCACCTGGAGAGACCTTTTCTACAAGCTGGCCGAGGCCCACCCTGACTGTCTGATGCTCAACTTCACTGTCAAG ctCATCTCAGACGCGGGCTACCAGGGGGAGATCACCAGTGTGTCCACGGCGTGCCAGCAGCTGGAGGTGTTCTCCAGGGTCCTGAGAACCTCTCTGGCCACACtgctggatggaggagaggacaacCTGGAGAAGAACCTGCCAGAGTTCGCT AAGATGGTGTGTCACGGGGAGCACACTTACCTGTTTGCCCAGGCCATGATGTCCATCATGTCTCAGGAGGAGCAGGGAGGGTCGGCCATGCGCAGGATCGGCCAGGAAGTACAGAAGTCTGCACATCAGAG GGGGCATGATGCCAGTCAGATCACCCTAGCATTGGGCACAGCAGCAGCCTACCCTCGAGCTTGCCAGGCCCTGGGCGCAATGCTGTCCAAAGGGGCACTCAACCCTGCTGACATCACTGTGCTCTTCAAGATGTTCAGCAGCATGGACCCGCCTCCCGTAGAGCTG ATTCGAGTGCCTGCCTTCCTGGACCTGTTTATGCAGTCGCTGTTCAAGCCAGGCTCCAAGATCAACCAGGACCATAAACACAAATACATTCACATCCTGGCCTACGCTGCCAGTGTGGTTGAGACATGGAAAAAG AACAAGCGAGTGAACATCAACAAGGATGAGCTCAAGTCCACCTCCAAGGCCATTGAGACAGTCCATAACCTGTGTTGCAATGAGAACAAAGGAGCCACAGAACTGGTGGCTGAGCTCAGCACTCTGTACCAGTGCATCCG GTTCCCGGTTGTTGCCATGGGGGTGCTGAAATGGGTTGATTGGACGGTCTCTGAGCCCCGCTACTTCCAGCTCCAGACAGACCACACCCCTGTCCATCTAGCGCTTCTGGATGAG ATCAGCACCTGTCACCAGCTCCTGCACCCACAGGTCCTCCAGCTGCTGATCAAGCTATTTGAGACAGAACACTCCCAGCTTGACGTCATGGAGCAG ATGGAGCTGAAGAAGACCCTGTTGGATCGTATGGTCCACCTGCTGAGTCGGGGCTACGTGTTGCCTGTGGTCGGATACATCCGCAAGTGCCTGGAGAAGCTCAACACGGATATCTCTCTCATTCGCTACTTCGTAACAGAA GTGTTGGATGTGATTGCCCCGCCATACACTTCAGACTTTGTCCAGCTGTTCCTGCCCATCCTGGAGAACGACAGCATCGCTGGAACCATTCGGACAGAGGGAGAACATGACCCTGTTGCAGAGTTCATAG CTCACTGCAAATCCAACTTCATCATGATGAACTGA
- the LOC129815376 gene encoding negative elongation factor D isoform X4, which produces MVRMAIYFQAGGSPEHVIQLLSENYSAVAQTVNLLAEWLIQMGVEPAQVQERVENHLKSLLIKHFDPQKADSIFTVEGETPAWLEQMIAHTTWRDLFYKLAEAHPDCLMLNFTVKLISDAGYQGEITSVSTACQQLEVFSRVLRTSLATLLDGGEDNLEKNLPEFAKMVCHGEHTYLFAQAMMSIMSQEEQGGSAMRRIGQEVQKSAHQRGHDASQITLALGTAAAYPRACQALGAMLSKGALNPADITVLFKMFSSMDPPPVELIRVPAFLDLFMQSLFKPGSKINQDHKHKYIHILAYAASVVETWKKNKRVNINKDELKSTSKAIETVHNLCCNENKGATELVAELSTLYQCIRFPVVAMGVLKWVDWTVSEPRYFQLQTDHTPVHLALLDEISTCHQLLHPQVLQLLIKLFETEHSQLDVMEQMELKKTLLDRMVHLLSRGYVLPVVGYIRKCLEKLNTDISLIRYFVTEVLDVIAPPYTSDFVQLFLPILENDSIAGTIRTEGEHDPVAEFIAHCKSNFIMMN; this is translated from the exons ATGGTCCGGATGGCAAT ATATTTTCAGGCTGGTGGCTCCCCTGAACACGTCATCCAGCTCCTGTCGGAGAACTACTCCGCTGTGGCCCAGACTGTCAACCTGCTGGCAGAGTGGCTCATCCAGATGG GTGTAGAGCCAGCTCAGGTGCAGGAACGGGTAGAGAATCACTTGAAGAGTCTGCTGATCAAGCACTTTGACCCCCAGAAGGCTGACTCCATCTTTACcgtggagggagag ACTCCTGCCTGGTTGGAACAGATGATCGCCCACACCACCTGGAGAGACCTTTTCTACAAGCTGGCCGAGGCCCACCCTGACTGTCTGATGCTCAACTTCACTGTCAAG ctCATCTCAGACGCGGGCTACCAGGGGGAGATCACCAGTGTGTCCACGGCGTGCCAGCAGCTGGAGGTGTTCTCCAGGGTCCTGAGAACCTCTCTGGCCACACtgctggatggaggagaggacaacCTGGAGAAGAACCTGCCAGAGTTCGCT AAGATGGTGTGTCACGGGGAGCACACTTACCTGTTTGCCCAGGCCATGATGTCCATCATGTCTCAGGAGGAGCAGGGAGGGTCGGCCATGCGCAGGATCGGCCAGGAAGTACAGAAGTCTGCACATCAGAG GGGGCATGATGCCAGTCAGATCACCCTAGCATTGGGCACAGCAGCAGCCTACCCTCGAGCTTGCCAGGCCCTGGGCGCAATGCTGTCCAAAGGGGCACTCAACCCTGCTGACATCACTGTGCTCTTCAAGATGTTCAGCAGCATGGACCCGCCTCCCGTAGAGCTG ATTCGAGTGCCTGCCTTCCTGGACCTGTTTATGCAGTCGCTGTTCAAGCCAGGCTCCAAGATCAACCAGGACCATAAACACAAATACATTCACATCCTGGCCTACGCTGCCAGTGTGGTTGAGACATGGAAAAAG AACAAGCGAGTGAACATCAACAAGGATGAGCTCAAGTCCACCTCCAAGGCCATTGAGACAGTCCATAACCTGTGTTGCAATGAGAACAAAGGAGCCACAGAACTGGTGGCTGAGCTCAGCACTCTGTACCAGTGCATCCG GTTCCCGGTTGTTGCCATGGGGGTGCTGAAATGGGTTGATTGGACGGTCTCTGAGCCCCGCTACTTCCAGCTCCAGACAGACCACACCCCTGTCCATCTAGCGCTTCTGGATGAG ATCAGCACCTGTCACCAGCTCCTGCACCCACAGGTCCTCCAGCTGCTGATCAAGCTATTTGAGACAGAACACTCCCAGCTTGACGTCATGGAGCAG ATGGAGCTGAAGAAGACCCTGTTGGATCGTATGGTCCACCTGCTGAGTCGGGGCTACGTGTTGCCTGTGGTCGGATACATCCGCAAGTGCCTGGAGAAGCTCAACACGGATATCTCTCTCATTCGCTACTTCGTAACAGAA GTGTTGGATGTGATTGCCCCGCCATACACTTCAGACTTTGTCCAGCTGTTCCTGCCCATCCTGGAGAACGACAGCATCGCTGGAACCATTCGGACAGAGGGAGAACATGACCCTGTTGCAGAGTTCATAG CTCACTGCAAATCCAACTTCATCATGATGAACTGA
- the LOC129815376 gene encoding negative elongation factor D isoform X3 translates to MEPAVFNTLKTYFQAGGSPEHVIQLLSENYSAVAQTVNLLAEWLIQMGVEPAQVQERVENHLKSLLIKHFDPQKADSIFTVEGETPAWLEQMIAHTTWRDLFYKLAEAHPDCLMLNFTVKLISDAGYQGEITSVSTACQQLEVFSRVLRTSLATLLDGGEDNLEKNLPEFAKMVCHGEHTYLFAQAMMSIMSQEEQGGSAMRRIGQEVQKSAHQRGHDASQITLALGTAAAYPRACQALGAMLSKGALNPADITVLFKMFSSMDPPPVELIRVPAFLDLFMQSLFKPGSKINQDHKHKYIHILAYAASVVETWKKNKRVNINKDELKSTSKAIETVHNLCCNENKGATELVAELSTLYQCIRFPVVAMGVLKWVDWTVSEPRYFQLQTDHTPVHLALLDEISTCHQLLHPQVLQLLIKLFETEHSQLDVMEQMELKKTLLDRMVHLLSRGYVLPVVGYIRKCLEKLNTDISLIRYFVTEVLDVIAPPYTSDFVQLFLPILENDSIAGTIRTEGEHDPVAEFIAHCKSNFIMMN, encoded by the exons ATGGAGCCTGCTGTATTCAACACCCTTAAAAC ATATTTTCAGGCTGGTGGCTCCCCTGAACACGTCATCCAGCTCCTGTCGGAGAACTACTCCGCTGTGGCCCAGACTGTCAACCTGCTGGCAGAGTGGCTCATCCAGATGG GTGTAGAGCCAGCTCAGGTGCAGGAACGGGTAGAGAATCACTTGAAGAGTCTGCTGATCAAGCACTTTGACCCCCAGAAGGCTGACTCCATCTTTACcgtggagggagag ACTCCTGCCTGGTTGGAACAGATGATCGCCCACACCACCTGGAGAGACCTTTTCTACAAGCTGGCCGAGGCCCACCCTGACTGTCTGATGCTCAACTTCACTGTCAAG ctCATCTCAGACGCGGGCTACCAGGGGGAGATCACCAGTGTGTCCACGGCGTGCCAGCAGCTGGAGGTGTTCTCCAGGGTCCTGAGAACCTCTCTGGCCACACtgctggatggaggagaggacaacCTGGAGAAGAACCTGCCAGAGTTCGCT AAGATGGTGTGTCACGGGGAGCACACTTACCTGTTTGCCCAGGCCATGATGTCCATCATGTCTCAGGAGGAGCAGGGAGGGTCGGCCATGCGCAGGATCGGCCAGGAAGTACAGAAGTCTGCACATCAGAG GGGGCATGATGCCAGTCAGATCACCCTAGCATTGGGCACAGCAGCAGCCTACCCTCGAGCTTGCCAGGCCCTGGGCGCAATGCTGTCCAAAGGGGCACTCAACCCTGCTGACATCACTGTGCTCTTCAAGATGTTCAGCAGCATGGACCCGCCTCCCGTAGAGCTG ATTCGAGTGCCTGCCTTCCTGGACCTGTTTATGCAGTCGCTGTTCAAGCCAGGCTCCAAGATCAACCAGGACCATAAACACAAATACATTCACATCCTGGCCTACGCTGCCAGTGTGGTTGAGACATGGAAAAAG AACAAGCGAGTGAACATCAACAAGGATGAGCTCAAGTCCACCTCCAAGGCCATTGAGACAGTCCATAACCTGTGTTGCAATGAGAACAAAGGAGCCACAGAACTGGTGGCTGAGCTCAGCACTCTGTACCAGTGCATCCG GTTCCCGGTTGTTGCCATGGGGGTGCTGAAATGGGTTGATTGGACGGTCTCTGAGCCCCGCTACTTCCAGCTCCAGACAGACCACACCCCTGTCCATCTAGCGCTTCTGGATGAG ATCAGCACCTGTCACCAGCTCCTGCACCCACAGGTCCTCCAGCTGCTGATCAAGCTATTTGAGACAGAACACTCCCAGCTTGACGTCATGGAGCAG ATGGAGCTGAAGAAGACCCTGTTGGATCGTATGGTCCACCTGCTGAGTCGGGGCTACGTGTTGCCTGTGGTCGGATACATCCGCAAGTGCCTGGAGAAGCTCAACACGGATATCTCTCTCATTCGCTACTTCGTAACAGAA GTGTTGGATGTGATTGCCCCGCCATACACTTCAGACTTTGTCCAGCTGTTCCTGCCCATCCTGGAGAACGACAGCATCGCTGGAACCATTCGGACAGAGGGAGAACATGACCCTGTTGCAGAGTTCATAG CTCACTGCAAATCCAACTTCATCATGATGAACTGA